The following proteins are encoded in a genomic region of Drosophila willistoni isolate 14030-0811.24 chromosome 3R, UCI_dwil_1.1, whole genome shotgun sequence:
- the LOC6647869 gene encoding uncharacterized protein DDB_G0283357 isoform X1, with the protein MLNSNANNNNSSRRSFSRNSSSARSHRGGRMLYSPHPHPQQQQQQQQQQQQQQQRSNNNNNLIPGHSPWCNVNINRNENNNNNNNPNNKDALEGRNLNCDVQTSNSSGTCIYNNNNNNNNNNNNNNNSKTNQSHHTNHNHRHNHHPNLNQHPLSPQPPQYSQYRSHASTPPTIRHSGNHSQATHSIYGSGGSSHSSAQNYYDICHHNRSSDGSPPLPTYGSMSVSLVRLNPARLCVTVAAPAPSPISPLPSAIHPEQRRPPPPPPPPPPPPPLIVTYPSDPRCHNSQRPQYQPHYQYHHHYHQQYQYQNHHQHQHNHQHYHQQQQTNRQSLPLTRTISNSTNATTLNSNSISPTTNSNLTDVVNVNSCNDIIPIPPGSSSSSSSLTPQQQQFNNASAPINSHNNQGQGSHQHQQQQQQQQQQQRNYRGNGGNNGNVNGPSDYMNYRRGGICPPLSRDYAGSNNNNSNGHNRRHMTENHASSSMMANQHISGQGGGHHQRNFNDRNSNHFGNSDQDHRSESSNYNFMRNGNGGYGRNGNSHYQHLNNSNGYGNNNNNNNGPSSSSGGPGLMGELPSGSGLSGSTLSLNNNNGSGLNSDSPSRKRRRISGRPSQSPPAIWEPRRSQRVIMQQGSPPLRRPRLRDVATSTQQQQQQQQQQYAHAQQQQPPPNYHQMHHYQPQSHYVTQQQHQQPPPHPQRSPWDMPGNGPNGGSNAGNGGGPSSSSVGAILQQVQGPPQPPPPPTSLMVDLNLNQVPVSLALRQEPIWASFCTYPMPAQARLAPCHLHGVYTPFPAPPPGLAAAPPMQVAQQVPTPTQMAAAAAAAQHMIAQATITAQQQQRDVAAIAVANLTPIEPTVTAHHLDGHHAAAPGPVTAQPPHPHAHQLAPGIHIASMSAAAAAATHHLHSTAAAAAAAVQVSQMAGPPQIIMSSERRTFPPHRRIPRFWPANHGQHRHVLPPQSLAAHQAPVQIQTTAGIINPGFLLNFLAMFPLSPYNQHDLTSGDTNETENYEALLSLAERLGEAKPRGLSRNEIDQLPSYKYNPEVHNGDQTSCVVCMCDFELRQLLRVLPCSHEFHAKCVDKWLRSNRTCPICRGNASDYFDGVDQQQQATQTAAASGAGGASGGGASQHATVTSNPSSSSSSSSSAAAAAAVAAAAATAAAAAAAAVNPQQSQAA; encoded by the exons ATGCTGAACTCaaatgccaacaacaacaacagcagccgTAGGTCCTTTTCACGCAACTCCTCATCGGCCCGTTCCCATCGTGGCGGACGTATGCTATACTCCCCACATCCGCAtcctcagcagcagcagcagcaacaacaacaacaacaacagcagcaacaacgttccaataacaacaataacctCATACCTGGACATAGTCCCTGGTGCAATGTGAATATAAATCGCAAtgagaacaacaacaacaacaacaatccaaATAATAAAGATGCACTCGAAGGACGAAACTTAAATTG CGATGTACAAACAAGTAATTCTAGCGGAACTTGTatctataataataataataataataataataataacaataacaacaacaatagcaaaacAAATCAGAGCCATCACACAAATCACAATCATCGCCATAACCATCATCCGAATCTAAATCAGCATCCGCTTTCCCCTCAACCGCCACAGTATAGTCAATATCGTTCACATGCCTCAACACCCCCAACAATAAGACATTCCGGCAACCATTCACAAGCCACCCATTCGATTTATGGATCGGGGGGTTCTAGTCACTCCTCCGCACAGAACTACTATGACATTTGTCATCACAATCGGTCATCAGATGGCTCGCCACCGCTTCCTACATACGGATCCATGTCCGTATCCCTTGTCCGTCTGAACCCGGCCCGCTTATGTGTTACTGTAGCCGCCCCCGCACCCAGTCCAATATCACCCTTACCATCCGCTATCCATCCTGAACAACGCCGTCCGCCGccacctccaccaccaccgccaccacctcCTCCTCTGATTGTTACCTATCCCAGCGATCCCCGTTGTCACAATTCCCAACGTCCTCAGTATCAGCCTCACTATCAATACCACCATCATTACCACCaacaataccaataccaaaaccaccaccaacaccaacacaatcatcaacattatcaccagcaacaacagacTAATCGCCAATCCCTCCCGCTAACACGTACGATTTCAAATTCAACCAACGCAACaactttaaattcaaattcaatcaGTCCAACAACAAATAGTAATCTCACTGATGTTGTGAATGTAAATTCTTGTAACGATATAATTCCGATTCCCCCTgggtcgtcatcgtcgtcgtcgtccttgacgccgcaacaacaacaatttaataatgCATCCGCACCCATCAATAGCCATAACAACCAGGGACAAGGATCACatcaacaccaacaacagcagcagcagcagcaacaacagcaacgcaACTATCGCGGAAATGGTGGAAATAATGGTAATGTGAACGGTCCATCCGATTATATGAACTATCGTCGCGGTGGCATCTGTCCACCCTTATCACGCGATTATGCCggcagcaataacaacaacagcaatggACACAATCGTCGCCACATGACAGAGAACCATGCCTCGTCATCCATGATGGCCAATCAGCATATTTCAGGACAAGGTGGAGGTCACCATCAGCGCAATTTCAACGATAGAAATTCGAAT CATTTTGGGAACTCAGATCAAGATCATCGATCTGAAAGCTCCAATTATAACTTCATGCGCAATGGAAACGGAGGTTATGGCCGGAATGGCAATTCGCACTACCAGCATCTGAACAATAGCAATGGATatggaaacaacaacaacaacaacaatggtcCTTCCTCGTCCTCCGGCGGTCCCGGCTTAATGGGTGAACTACCATCTGGTTCTGGACTATCAGGATCGACATTGTCATTGAATAACAATAACGGATCTGGTCTCAATTCAGACAGTCCGTCGCGCAAACGTCGTCGCATCTCGGGAAGGCCGAGCCAATCGCCGCCAGCAATTTGGGAGCCAAGGCGCTCGCAACGTGTCATA ATGCAACAGGGCAGTCCGCCTTTGCGTAGGCCTCGTTTGCGTGATGTTGCCACATCcacacagcaacagcagcagcagcaacagcaacaatatgCACacgcccagcagcagcaaccgcCGCCGAATTATCATCAGATGCACCATTATCAACCGCAGTCCCATTATGTTactcagcagcagcaccaacaaccACCACCCCATCCTCAGAGATCGCCGTGGGATATGCCCGGCAATGGTCCAAACGGAGGATCAAATGCCGGCAATGGTGGCGGACCATCAAGCAGTTCAGTGGGAGCCATTTTGCAACAGGTACAAGGACCGCCTCAGCCTCCGCCACCGCCGACTTCGTTGATGGTCGACCTCAATTTGAACCAGGTACCCGTCAGCCTAGCTCTACGCCAAGAGCCCATCTGGGCTTCGTTCTGCACATACCCGATGCCGGCGCAGGCCCGCCTGGCTCCGTGCCATCTGCACGGCGTATACACACCCTTCCCCGCACCGCCGCCCGGCCTAGCCGCTGCCCCGCCCATGCAGGTAGCCCAACAGGTACCTACACCCACACAAATGGCAGCCGCAGCAGCTGCTGCCCAGCACATGATCGCGCAGGCCACGATCACAgcccaacagcagcagcgggaCGTGGCTGCCATTGCCGTGGCCAATCTGACACCAATTGAGCCAACCGTAACGGCCCACCATTTAGACGGCCATCATGCCGCCGCCCCCGGCCCGGTAACGGCCCAACCGCCACATCCACATGCCCACCAGCTAGCACCCGGTATCCACATAGCATCTATGAGTGCCGCTGCTGCAGCGGCCACTCATCATCTACATTCCACggccgctgctgctgcagccgcCGTCCAGGTATCCCAGATGGCTGGTCCACCACAGATCATAATGTCATCGGAGCGTCGCACATTCCCACCTCATCGTCGTATACCGCGCTTCTGGCCCGCCAATCATGGACAGCATCGTCATGTTCTGCCTCCACAATCGCTGGCAGCTCATCAAGCTCCCGTTCAAATCCAGACAACAGCGGGCATTATTAATCCGGGCTTCTTGCTCAACTTCCT CGCCATGTTCCCGCTTTCGCCATATAACCAGCATGATCTTACCTCCGGAGACACCAACGAGACTGAGAACTATGAGGCGCTGCTCAGTCTGGCCGAACGTTTGGGCGAGGCCAAGCCTCGTGGTCTTTCACGCAACGAGATTGATCAACTTCCTAGCTACAAATATAATCCGGAAGTACACAATG GTGATCAAACATCGTGTGTGGTTTGTATGTGTGATTTTGAGCTGCGACAGCTTCTGCGTGTTCTGCCGTGTTCCCATGAGTTCCATGCCAAGTGTGTCGACAAGTGGTTGCGG TCCAATCGCACATGCCCCATATGCCGTGGCAATGCTTCGGATTACTTTGATGGTGTcgatcagcagcaacaggccACTCAGACTGCTGCTGCTAGTGGGGCTGGTGGGGCTAGTGGTGGTGGTGCCTCACAACATGCTACAGTTACCAGCAAtccgtcatcgtcatcatcatcatcatcatcggcagcagcagccgcagcagtagcagctgctgcagccaccgccgccgcagccgccgctgctgcagtCAATCCTCAGCAGAGTCAAGCTGCTTAG
- the LOC6647869 gene encoding E3 ubiquitin-protein ligase Arkadia isoform X2 — MLNSNANNNNSSRRSFSRNSSSARSHRGGRMLYSPHPHPQQQQQQQQQQQQQQQRSNNNNNLIPGHSPWCNVNINRNENNNNNNNPNNKDALEGRNLNCHNNQGQGSHQHQQQQQQQQQQQRNYRGNGGNNGNVNGPSDYMNYRRGGICPPLSRDYAGSNNNNSNGHNRRHMTENHASSSMMANQHISGQGGGHHQRNFNDRNSNHFGNSDQDHRSESSNYNFMRNGNGGYGRNGNSHYQHLNNSNGYGNNNNNNNGPSSSSGGPGLMGELPSGSGLSGSTLSLNNNNGSGLNSDSPSRKRRRISGRPSQSPPAIWEPRRSQRVIMQQGSPPLRRPRLRDVATSTQQQQQQQQQQYAHAQQQQPPPNYHQMHHYQPQSHYVTQQQHQQPPPHPQRSPWDMPGNGPNGGSNAGNGGGPSSSSVGAILQQVQGPPQPPPPPTSLMVDLNLNQVPVSLALRQEPIWASFCTYPMPAQARLAPCHLHGVYTPFPAPPPGLAAAPPMQVAQQVPTPTQMAAAAAAAQHMIAQATITAQQQQRDVAAIAVANLTPIEPTVTAHHLDGHHAAAPGPVTAQPPHPHAHQLAPGIHIASMSAAAAAATHHLHSTAAAAAAAVQVSQMAGPPQIIMSSERRTFPPHRRIPRFWPANHGQHRHVLPPQSLAAHQAPVQIQTTAGIINPGFLLNFLAMFPLSPYNQHDLTSGDTNETENYEALLSLAERLGEAKPRGLSRNEIDQLPSYKYNPEVHNGDQTSCVVCMCDFELRQLLRVLPCSHEFHAKCVDKWLRSNRTCPICRGNASDYFDGVDQQQQATQTAAASGAGGASGGGASQHATVTSNPSSSSSSSSSAAAAAAVAAAAATAAAAAAAAVNPQQSQAA; from the exons ATGCTGAACTCaaatgccaacaacaacaacagcagccgTAGGTCCTTTTCACGCAACTCCTCATCGGCCCGTTCCCATCGTGGCGGACGTATGCTATACTCCCCACATCCGCAtcctcagcagcagcagcagcaacaacaacaacaacaacagcagcaacaacgttccaataacaacaataacctCATACCTGGACATAGTCCCTGGTGCAATGTGAATATAAATCGCAAtgagaacaacaacaacaacaacaatccaaATAATAAAGATGCACTCGAAGGACGAAACTTAAATTG CCATAACAACCAGGGACAAGGATCACatcaacaccaacaacagcagcagcagcagcaacaacagcaacgcaACTATCGCGGAAATGGTGGAAATAATGGTAATGTGAACGGTCCATCCGATTATATGAACTATCGTCGCGGTGGCATCTGTCCACCCTTATCACGCGATTATGCCggcagcaataacaacaacagcaatggACACAATCGTCGCCACATGACAGAGAACCATGCCTCGTCATCCATGATGGCCAATCAGCATATTTCAGGACAAGGTGGAGGTCACCATCAGCGCAATTTCAACGATAGAAATTCGAAT CATTTTGGGAACTCAGATCAAGATCATCGATCTGAAAGCTCCAATTATAACTTCATGCGCAATGGAAACGGAGGTTATGGCCGGAATGGCAATTCGCACTACCAGCATCTGAACAATAGCAATGGATatggaaacaacaacaacaacaacaatggtcCTTCCTCGTCCTCCGGCGGTCCCGGCTTAATGGGTGAACTACCATCTGGTTCTGGACTATCAGGATCGACATTGTCATTGAATAACAATAACGGATCTGGTCTCAATTCAGACAGTCCGTCGCGCAAACGTCGTCGCATCTCGGGAAGGCCGAGCCAATCGCCGCCAGCAATTTGGGAGCCAAGGCGCTCGCAACGTGTCATA ATGCAACAGGGCAGTCCGCCTTTGCGTAGGCCTCGTTTGCGTGATGTTGCCACATCcacacagcaacagcagcagcagcaacagcaacaatatgCACacgcccagcagcagcaaccgcCGCCGAATTATCATCAGATGCACCATTATCAACCGCAGTCCCATTATGTTactcagcagcagcaccaacaaccACCACCCCATCCTCAGAGATCGCCGTGGGATATGCCCGGCAATGGTCCAAACGGAGGATCAAATGCCGGCAATGGTGGCGGACCATCAAGCAGTTCAGTGGGAGCCATTTTGCAACAGGTACAAGGACCGCCTCAGCCTCCGCCACCGCCGACTTCGTTGATGGTCGACCTCAATTTGAACCAGGTACCCGTCAGCCTAGCTCTACGCCAAGAGCCCATCTGGGCTTCGTTCTGCACATACCCGATGCCGGCGCAGGCCCGCCTGGCTCCGTGCCATCTGCACGGCGTATACACACCCTTCCCCGCACCGCCGCCCGGCCTAGCCGCTGCCCCGCCCATGCAGGTAGCCCAACAGGTACCTACACCCACACAAATGGCAGCCGCAGCAGCTGCTGCCCAGCACATGATCGCGCAGGCCACGATCACAgcccaacagcagcagcgggaCGTGGCTGCCATTGCCGTGGCCAATCTGACACCAATTGAGCCAACCGTAACGGCCCACCATTTAGACGGCCATCATGCCGCCGCCCCCGGCCCGGTAACGGCCCAACCGCCACATCCACATGCCCACCAGCTAGCACCCGGTATCCACATAGCATCTATGAGTGCCGCTGCTGCAGCGGCCACTCATCATCTACATTCCACggccgctgctgctgcagccgcCGTCCAGGTATCCCAGATGGCTGGTCCACCACAGATCATAATGTCATCGGAGCGTCGCACATTCCCACCTCATCGTCGTATACCGCGCTTCTGGCCCGCCAATCATGGACAGCATCGTCATGTTCTGCCTCCACAATCGCTGGCAGCTCATCAAGCTCCCGTTCAAATCCAGACAACAGCGGGCATTATTAATCCGGGCTTCTTGCTCAACTTCCT CGCCATGTTCCCGCTTTCGCCATATAACCAGCATGATCTTACCTCCGGAGACACCAACGAGACTGAGAACTATGAGGCGCTGCTCAGTCTGGCCGAACGTTTGGGCGAGGCCAAGCCTCGTGGTCTTTCACGCAACGAGATTGATCAACTTCCTAGCTACAAATATAATCCGGAAGTACACAATG GTGATCAAACATCGTGTGTGGTTTGTATGTGTGATTTTGAGCTGCGACAGCTTCTGCGTGTTCTGCCGTGTTCCCATGAGTTCCATGCCAAGTGTGTCGACAAGTGGTTGCGG TCCAATCGCACATGCCCCATATGCCGTGGCAATGCTTCGGATTACTTTGATGGTGTcgatcagcagcaacaggccACTCAGACTGCTGCTGCTAGTGGGGCTGGTGGGGCTAGTGGTGGTGGTGCCTCACAACATGCTACAGTTACCAGCAAtccgtcatcgtcatcatcatcatcatcatcggcagcagcagccgcagcagtagcagctgctgcagccaccgccgccgcagccgccgctgctgcagtCAATCCTCAGCAGAGTCAAGCTGCTTAG